In Chaetodon auriga isolate fChaAug3 chromosome 7, fChaAug3.hap1, whole genome shotgun sequence, a genomic segment contains:
- the serpinf2b gene encoding serpin peptidase inhibitor, clade F (alpha-2 antiplasmin, pigment epithelium derived factor), member 2b, which yields MDLRLTLLLICLCSQGVTNAEVADNESVPLVPLIPLMPSHPIKKVENTSEPQAETAYTTEAPVIATSITSRPNGGSSEEEQDEVCLSTGRSPQSREAIAAAIQKLGVQLLQNLETTPEQPNIIISPFSISLALSQLALGAVNETQELLMHHLHEHTLSCYHESLHNVLVQLRDNDLHIATRIFLRQGFEPKEEFVNESQRLYDSEPAVLESLQQVNDWVDKQTNGKMTDFLSALPPNLLLMLINAVHFKGEWKARFDPRFTSRGVFYLDDKHMVDVEVMEDAKHPLSLFIDNELDAQVASFPFQKFMSLLVVMPLSGQVNVSSLSAKLNVSDLYNRLPKQRAVQVKVPKFKLEYAQELQDVFTKLGLGDMFSSPNLAEIADGPLLVSSVMHKSSMEINEEGAEAAAATTVIISRASNPVFHLSHPFFFALMDDMTQVPIFMGVINNPNPGAPILQRGEPGSKDKVGFPIDKNHVGSFGGPPK from the exons ATGGACCTTCGTCTGACACTCCTGTTgatctgtctctgcagccaagGAGTCACT AATGCTGAGGTGGCCGACAATGAGTCAGTCCCTTTGGTGCCTCTCATTCCTTTGATGCCCAGCCACCCCATAAAG AAAGTAGAAAACACAAGTGAACCACAAGCAGAAACTGCATATACCACAGAAGCACCTGTAATTGCAACATCCATAACTAGTAGACCCAACGGGGGCTCATCAGAGGAGGAACAAGATGAGGTTTGTCTGTCTACTGGCCGAAGCCCGCAGTCCAGGGAGGCCATCGCTGCCGCCATTCAAAAACTGggagtgcagctgctgcagaacctGGAGACAACGCCAGAGCAGCCAAACATCATCATATCTCCTTTCAGCATATCATTAGCACTCTCCCAGCTGGCTTTAG GTGCAGTAAATGAGACGCAGGAGCTGCTGATGCATCACCTCCATGAACACACTCTCTCCTGCTACCACGAGTCACTGCATAATGTGTTAGTGCAGCTCAGAGACAATGACCTGCATATCGCCACACGCATCTTCCTGCGCCAAG GATTTGAGCCAAAGGAGGAGTTTGTCAATGAATCCCAGCGGTTATATGATTCAGAGCCAGCAGTGTTGGAGAGCCTGCAGCAGGTTAACGACTGGgtagacaaacaaacaaacggaaagatgactgacttcctgtctgctttaCCGCCCAATCTGCTCCTCATGCTCATTAATGCTGTCCATTTCAAAG GGGAGTGGAAAGCTCGATTTGACCCGCGCTTCACCTCCAGGGGTGTGTTCTACCTTGACGACAAACATATGGTTGATGTTGAAGTGATGGAAGATGCCAAACATCCCTtgagtttatttattgataatgAACTGGACGCTCAG GTAGCGAGCTTCCCGTTCCAGAAGTTCATGAGCTTGTTGGTGGTCATGCCTTTGTCCGGCCAGGTGAATGTGTCTTCTCTTTCCGCCAAGCTGAATGTCTCAGACCTGTATAATCGTTTGCCCAAGCAGAGGGCCGTTCAAGTCAAAGTCCCCAAATTCAAACTGGAGTATGCTCAAGAGCTACAGGATGTTTTTACCAAATTGG GCCTTGGAGACATGTTTTCCAGTCCTAACTTGGCTGAGATAGCAGACGGCCCCCTGCTGGTGTCCAGTGTCATGCATAAGTCCAGCATGGAAATCAatgaggagggtgcagaggctgctgcagccaccacTGTGATCATCTCACGGGCGTCCAACCCTGTTTTCCATCTGAGCCATCCCTTCTTCTTCGCCCTAATGGATGATATGACTCAAGTGCCGATTTTCATGGGTGTCATTAACAACCCGAATCCGGGAGCTCCTATCTTGCAGAGAGGAGAGCCCGGGAGCAAAGATAAAGTGGGATTCCCAATCGATAAGAATCACGTTGGCTCATTTGGAGGCCCACCTAAGTAG
- the rpa1 gene encoding replication protein A 70 kDa DNA-binding subunit isoform X2, which produces MTKLTEGAIEALSNGTGGNDAVLQLVNIRKIEGGNGPSRFRVMMSDGRHTLSSFMLSTQLNCMAEENRLAPNCICILKRHVTNILKDGRRVVIILEIDVVKSADDVAGRIGDPTPYTEGQTKGPQSAPNPEIRPPLQQQNRNEMNRGFSKDFGKKAPSAMPITPGGSSKVVPIASLNPYQSKWTIRARVTNKSSIRTWSNSRGDGKLFSMEIVDESGEIRVTGFNQEVDKFFSLVEVGKVYYISKCSLKIANKQYTSVKNDYEMTLNGESSVIPCEDSCDVPTVQCDFVSIGDLENRDKDAIVDVIGVCKGVDEVTRLTTKTNREVSKRTVSLMDMSGKVVTVTLWGEEAEKFDGSGMPIVAIKGAKLSDFGGRSLSASFSSTLMINPDIPEAYKLRGWYDKEGHSMEGQSLTEMKGGSGGGNTNWKTLSDVKTEHLGHGDKADYYTCIATIVYLRKENCLYMACPSQDCNKKVVDQQNGMFRCEKCDKEFPNFKYRLILSANIADYGDNQWVTCFQESAEAILGQNAAYLGQLKDSNEAAFDEIFQQANFNTFVFRSRVKLETYNDESRIKATVMDVKPVDHKDYSKRLIMNIRKLATQ; this is translated from the exons ATGACGAAGCTCACAGAAGGTGCGATAGAG gctCTGTCAAACGGCACCGGTGGAAACGACGCAGTGCTCCAGTTGGTG aACATTCGCAAGATTGAGGGGGGAAATGGTCCGTCCCGCTTTCGGGTGATGATGAGTGATGGACGGCACACTCTGTCCT cctTCATGCTCTCCACTCAGCTGAACTGCATGGCTGAAGAGAACAGACTGGCCCCAAACTGCATCTGCATTCTGAAGAGGCATGTGACTAATATACTGAAGGATGGACG GCGGGTGGTAATCATTTTGGAAATTGATGTCGTCAAGTCTGCTGACGATGTTGCTGGAAGAATTGGTGACCCTACCCCTTACACCGAGG GTCAGACTAAAGGCCCACAGTCTGCACCAAACCCTGAAATCCGCCCTCCActtcagcagcaaaacagaaatgaaa TGAACAGAGGTTTCAGTAAAGATTTTGGGAAGAAGGCCCCATCTGCCATGCCCATTACTCCAGGGGGCAGCTCCAAAGTTGTGCCCATCGCCAGCCTCAACCCCTACCAGTCCAA GTGGACCATCCGCGCCCGTGTAACCAACAAGAGCAGCATCCGCACATGGAGCAACTCCCGAGGAGACGGCAAACTCTTCTCCATGGAGATTGTGGATGAGAGT GGAGAGATACGAGTGACTGGTTTCAACCAAGAGGTGGACAAGTTCTTCAGCCTCGTTGAGGTTGGCAAG GTCTACTACATCTCCAAGTGCTCGCTGAAGATCGCCAACAAGCAGTACACATCAGTGAAGAATGACTACGAGATGACGCTCAATGGGGAGTCCTCTGTCATCCCCTGTGAGGACAGCTGTGACGTTCCCACGGTGCAGTGTGACTTTGTCTCTATTGGTGATCTGgagaacagagacaaagacgCCATTGTTG ATGTGATCGGCGTCTGTAAGGGTGTGGACGAAGTGACCCGTCTCACCACCAAGACCAACAGAGAGGTGTCCAAGAGGACGGTCAGTCTGATGGACATGTCTGGGAAGGTGGTGACAGTCACGCTGTGGGGAGAGGAA GCAGAAAAGTTTGATGGATCTGGGATGCCCATTGTCGCCATTAAGGGCGCAAAACTTTCAGACTTCGGAGGCCGATCCCTCTCTGCATCCTTCAGCAGCACCCTGATGATCAACCCAGACATCCCTGAGGCGTATAAGCTCAGAGGCTG GTATGACAAAGAGGGCCACTCCATGGAGGGACAGTCCCTGACGGAGATGAAGGGTGGCAGCGGGGGAGGAAACACCAACTGGAAGACTCTATCTGACGTTAAGACGGAGCACCTGGGACATGGAGACAAG GCAGACTACTACACCTGCATAGCTACCATCGTGTACCTGCGCAAGGAGAACTGCCTTTACATGGCCTGCCCCAGCCAGGACTGCAACAAGAAGGTGGTAGACCAACAGAACGGCATGTTCCGCTGTGAGAAGTGTGACAAAGAGTTCCCCAACTTCAAGTACCGCCTCATCCTTTCT GCCAACATTGCAGATTATGGGGACAACCAATGGGTGACTTGCTTCCAGGAGAGTGCAGAAGCCATCCTGGGCCAGAATGCAGCTTACCTGGGGCAGCTCAAGGACTCG AACGAAGCTGCCTTTGACGAGATTTTCCAACAAGCCAACTTCAACACCTTTGTCTTCCGCAGCAGAGTGAAGCTAGAAACGTATAAT GATGAATCCAGGATCAAGGCCACCGTGATGGATGTGAAGCCTGTTGACCATAAGGACTACAGCAAGAGGTTGATAATGAACATACGGAAACTAGCCACCCAGTAG
- the rpa1 gene encoding replication protein A 70 kDa DNA-binding subunit isoform X1 yields the protein MTKLTEGAIEALSNGTGGNDAVLQLVNIRKIEGGNGPSRFRVMMSDGRHTLSSFMLSTQLNCMAEENRLAPNCICILKRHVTNILKDGRRVVIILEIDVVKSADDVAGRIGDPTPYTEGQTKGPQSAPNPEIRPPLQQQNRNETVNRGFSKDFGKKAPSAMPITPGGSSKVVPIASLNPYQSKWTIRARVTNKSSIRTWSNSRGDGKLFSMEIVDESGEIRVTGFNQEVDKFFSLVEVGKVYYISKCSLKIANKQYTSVKNDYEMTLNGESSVIPCEDSCDVPTVQCDFVSIGDLENRDKDAIVDVIGVCKGVDEVTRLTTKTNREVSKRTVSLMDMSGKVVTVTLWGEEAEKFDGSGMPIVAIKGAKLSDFGGRSLSASFSSTLMINPDIPEAYKLRGWYDKEGHSMEGQSLTEMKGGSGGGNTNWKTLSDVKTEHLGHGDKADYYTCIATIVYLRKENCLYMACPSQDCNKKVVDQQNGMFRCEKCDKEFPNFKYRLILSANIADYGDNQWVTCFQESAEAILGQNAAYLGQLKDSNEAAFDEIFQQANFNTFVFRSRVKLETYNDESRIKATVMDVKPVDHKDYSKRLIMNIRKLATQ from the exons ATGACGAAGCTCACAGAAGGTGCGATAGAG gctCTGTCAAACGGCACCGGTGGAAACGACGCAGTGCTCCAGTTGGTG aACATTCGCAAGATTGAGGGGGGAAATGGTCCGTCCCGCTTTCGGGTGATGATGAGTGATGGACGGCACACTCTGTCCT cctTCATGCTCTCCACTCAGCTGAACTGCATGGCTGAAGAGAACAGACTGGCCCCAAACTGCATCTGCATTCTGAAGAGGCATGTGACTAATATACTGAAGGATGGACG GCGGGTGGTAATCATTTTGGAAATTGATGTCGTCAAGTCTGCTGACGATGTTGCTGGAAGAATTGGTGACCCTACCCCTTACACCGAGG GTCAGACTAAAGGCCCACAGTCTGCACCAAACCCTGAAATCCGCCCTCCActtcagcagcaaaacagaaatgaaa CAGTGAACAGAGGTTTCAGTAAAGATTTTGGGAAGAAGGCCCCATCTGCCATGCCCATTACTCCAGGGGGCAGCTCCAAAGTTGTGCCCATCGCCAGCCTCAACCCCTACCAGTCCAA GTGGACCATCCGCGCCCGTGTAACCAACAAGAGCAGCATCCGCACATGGAGCAACTCCCGAGGAGACGGCAAACTCTTCTCCATGGAGATTGTGGATGAGAGT GGAGAGATACGAGTGACTGGTTTCAACCAAGAGGTGGACAAGTTCTTCAGCCTCGTTGAGGTTGGCAAG GTCTACTACATCTCCAAGTGCTCGCTGAAGATCGCCAACAAGCAGTACACATCAGTGAAGAATGACTACGAGATGACGCTCAATGGGGAGTCCTCTGTCATCCCCTGTGAGGACAGCTGTGACGTTCCCACGGTGCAGTGTGACTTTGTCTCTATTGGTGATCTGgagaacagagacaaagacgCCATTGTTG ATGTGATCGGCGTCTGTAAGGGTGTGGACGAAGTGACCCGTCTCACCACCAAGACCAACAGAGAGGTGTCCAAGAGGACGGTCAGTCTGATGGACATGTCTGGGAAGGTGGTGACAGTCACGCTGTGGGGAGAGGAA GCAGAAAAGTTTGATGGATCTGGGATGCCCATTGTCGCCATTAAGGGCGCAAAACTTTCAGACTTCGGAGGCCGATCCCTCTCTGCATCCTTCAGCAGCACCCTGATGATCAACCCAGACATCCCTGAGGCGTATAAGCTCAGAGGCTG GTATGACAAAGAGGGCCACTCCATGGAGGGACAGTCCCTGACGGAGATGAAGGGTGGCAGCGGGGGAGGAAACACCAACTGGAAGACTCTATCTGACGTTAAGACGGAGCACCTGGGACATGGAGACAAG GCAGACTACTACACCTGCATAGCTACCATCGTGTACCTGCGCAAGGAGAACTGCCTTTACATGGCCTGCCCCAGCCAGGACTGCAACAAGAAGGTGGTAGACCAACAGAACGGCATGTTCCGCTGTGAGAAGTGTGACAAAGAGTTCCCCAACTTCAAGTACCGCCTCATCCTTTCT GCCAACATTGCAGATTATGGGGACAACCAATGGGTGACTTGCTTCCAGGAGAGTGCAGAAGCCATCCTGGGCCAGAATGCAGCTTACCTGGGGCAGCTCAAGGACTCG AACGAAGCTGCCTTTGACGAGATTTTCCAACAAGCCAACTTCAACACCTTTGTCTTCCGCAGCAGAGTGAAGCTAGAAACGTATAAT GATGAATCCAGGATCAAGGCCACCGTGATGGATGTGAAGCCTGTTGACCATAAGGACTACAGCAAGAGGTTGATAATGAACATACGGAAACTAGCCACCCAGTAG